From the Purpureocillium takamizusanense chromosome 6, complete sequence genome, one window contains:
- the PXR1 gene encoding 2-acylglycerol O-acyltransferase (EggNog:ENOG503P256~COG:A~COG:D) produces the protein MGLLAESKSRGKINKDPNNTKWTRDTTTFGQKMLRAHGWQPGEFLGAKDAAHSTLHTAANASYIRVSVKDDVKGLGWNKAKEDEVTGLDVFSDLLSRLNGKSEESLEGERQARLVMKMNQYVEQKYGPMRFVQGGFLIGDSMKELMENDTAAEETPNSTKKEKKSKKRKASDVEDADEDNESETKKEKRRRKEEKRAKKAAAESTTDNGDDSARADEKKKKKSKKADIPNETDEAKIDKRKSNSKDKKSSTEESEADEPKKSRKSKKDKREKKEKKKRKKAETDESSEGSADDSAVPTGVSTPSGSGTGTSTPRGTRNFVRSRFIAAKRQAMLDTKALNQIFMVKT, from the exons ATGGGACTTCTCGCAGAGTCCAAAAG TCGGGGCAAGATCAACAAGGACCCCAACAACACAAAATGGACCCGCGACACGACAACTTTCGGCCAGAAGATGCTACGAGCGCACGGCTGGCAGCCCGGCGAGTTTCTGGGAGCCAAGGACGCAGCGCACTCTACCCTGCACACCGCAGCAAACGCCTCGTACATCCGCGTTTCGGTCAAGGACGACGTTAAAGGCTTGGGATggaacaaggccaaggaagACGAGGTGACGGGGCTGGACGTCTTCTCAGACTTGCTGAGCCGCCTGAATGGCAAGTCAGAAGAGTctctcgagggcgagaggcAGGCGCGCTTGGTCATGAAGATGAACCAGTACGTCGAGCAAAAGTATGGACCGATGCGATTCGTCCAAGGCGGGTTCCTGATTGGCGATTCCATGAAGGAGTTGATGGAGAATGAtacggccgccgaggagaccCCGAATTCGAcgaagaaggaaaagaagagcAAGAAGCGGAAGGCCTctgacgtcgaggacgccgacgaggacaatgAGAGCGAGaccaagaaggagaagcgGCGCCGAAAGGAAGAGAAGCGGGCGAAGAAAGCCGCAGCCGAGTCGACAaccgacaacggcgacgacagcgctCGAGCGGAcgagaagaaaaagaagaagtcCAAAAAGGCGGATATTCCCAACGAAACGGACGAGGCCAAGATAGACAAGCGCAAGTCCAACTCCAAGGACAAGAAGTCGTCAACAGAGgagagcgaggccgacgagcccaaGAAGTCAAGGAAGAGTAAGAAGGACaagagggagaagaaggagaaaaagAAGCGGAAGAAGGCTGAGACCGACGAATCTTCCGAGGGGAGTGCAGACGACTCGGCTGTGCCGACAGGTGTTTCAACGCCCTCGGGAAGCGGCACAGGCACGTCCACGCCGAGAGGAACCCGCAACTTTGTCCGGTCTAGATTTATCGCAGCCAAGAGGCAGGCGATGTTGGATACTAAGGCTCTGAACCAG ATCTTCATGGTCAAGACATAG